A region of Drosophila suzukii chromosome 2L, CBGP_Dsuzu_IsoJpt1.0, whole genome shotgun sequence DNA encodes the following proteins:
- the LOC139352521 gene encoding histone H3-like yields MARTKQTARKSTGGKAPRKQLATKAARKSAPATGGVKKPHRYRPGTVALREIRRYQKSTELLIRKLPFQRLVREIAQDFKTDLRFQSSAVLALQEASEAYLVGLFEDTNLCAIHAKRVTIMPKDIQLARRIRGERA; encoded by the coding sequence ATGGCCCGTACCAAGCAAACCGCTCGGAAATCGACTGGTGGCAAGGCGCCACGCAAACAACTGGCTACTAAGGCCGCTCGCAAGAGCGCCCCAGCCACCGGAGGCGTGAAGAAGCCCCATCGGTATCGCCCTGGAACGGTTGCCCTGCGTGAGATCCGTCGATACCAGAAGAGTACCGAGCTCCTGATCCGCAAGCTGCCTTTCCAGCGTCTGGTGCGTGAAATCGCTCAGGACTTCAAGACTGACCTGCGATTCCAGAGCTCGGCGGTGTTGGCTCTGCAGGAAGCTAGCGAGGCCTATCTGGTTGGCCTCTTTGAAGATACCAACTTGTGCGCCATTCATGCCAAGCGTGTCACCATCATGCCCAAAGACATCCAGTTGGCCCGTCGAATTCGCGGCGAGCGTGCTTAA
- the LOC139352213 gene encoding histone H2A-like: MSGRGKGGKVKGKAKSRSNRAGLQFPVGRIHRLLRKGNYAERVGAGAPVYLAAVMEYLAAEVLELAGNAARDNKKTRIIPRHLQLAIRNDEELNKLLSGVTIAQGGVLPNIQAVLLPKKTVKKA; this comes from the coding sequence ATGTCTGGTCGTGGAAAAGGTGGCAAAGTGAAGGGAAAGGCAAAGTCGCGCTCTAACCGTGCCGGTCTTCAGTTCCCAGTGGGCCGTATTCACCGTTTGCTCCGCAAGGGCAACTATGCCGAGCGAGTTGGGGCCGGCGCTCCAGTTTACCTGGCTGCTGTGATGGAATATCTGGCCGCTGAGGTTCTCGAATTGGCTGGCAATGCTGCTCGTGACAACAAGAAGACTAGGATTATTCCTCGTCATCTGCAGCTGGCCATCCGCAACGACGAGGAGTTGAACAAACTGCTCTCCGGCGTCACCATTGCCCAGGGTGGAGTGTTGCCCAACATCCAGGCTGTTCTGTTGCCCAAGAAGACCGTGAAGAAGGCTTAA
- the LOC139352323 gene encoding histone H4 — translation MTGRGKGGKGLGKGGAKRHRKVLRDNIQGITKPAIRRLARRGGVKRISGLIYEETRGVLKVFLENVIRDAVTYTEHAKRKTVTAMDVVYALKRQGRTLYGFGG, via the coding sequence ATGACTGGTCGCGGTAAAGGAGGAAAAGGCTTGGGAAAAGGAGGCGCCAAGCGTCATCGCAAAGTGCTGCGGGATAACATTCAGGGTATCACTAAGCCAGCAATCCGCCGTTTGGCTCGTCGCGGCGGTGTAAAGCGCATCTCGGGACTCATTTACGAGGAAACACGTGGCGTCCTGAAGGTGTTCTTGGAGAACGTTATCCGCGATGCCGTCACCTACACCGAACACGCCAAGAGGAAGACTGTCACAGCCATGGATGTTGTGTACGCCTTGAAGAGGCAAGGCCGCACCCTATACGGCTTCGGCGGTTAA
- the LOC139352212 gene encoding histone H2B-like, translated as MLDEPRVATYLYFCVCLRVHLGVGALDPKKAGKAQKNITKTDKKKKRKRKESYAIYIYKVLKQVHPDTGISSKAMSIMNSFVNDIFERIAAEASRLAHYNKRSTITSREIQTAVRLLLPGELAKHAVSEGTKAVTKYTSSK; from the coding sequence ATGCTCGACGAGCCCCGGGTAGCCACATATTTATACTTTTGCGTCTGCCTGCGCGTTCATTTAGGGGTGGGTGCCTTAGACCCCAAGAAGGCTGGCAAAGCCCAGAAGAACATCACCAAGACCGATAAGAAGAAGAAGCGCAAGAGGAAAGAAAGCTACGCCATCTACATTTACAAGGTCCTGAAGCAGGTCCACCCTGACACCGGTATTTCGTCGAAGGCGATGAGCATCATGAACAGCTTTGTGAATGATATCTTCGAGCGCATTGCTGCAGAGGCGTCTCGTCTGGCTCACTACAACAAGCGCTCGACCATAACCAGTCGGGAGATCCAAACGGCTGTTCGCCTGCTCCTGCCCGGAGAGTTGGCCAAGCACGCCGTCAGTGAGGGAACCAAGGCTGTCACCAAGTACACCAGCTCCAAGTAA
- the LOC139352211 gene encoding histone H1-like translates to MSESAVATAASPVAAPSAPVEKKVATKKASGSAAPKVKKAAAPPPHPPTQQKVDASIKNLKERGGSSLLAIKKYITATYKCDAQKLAPFIKKYLKSAVVNGKLIQTRGNGASGSFKLSASAKKDPKPKPASAEKKPKAKKAVATKKTAEKKKTEKAKAKDAKKTGTVKAKPAAAKAKSTAAKAKAAKAPKAKPAASVKPKKAVKKAAAPATAKKPKAKTTAAKK, encoded by the exons ATGTCTGAATCTGCAGTTGCAACGGCCGCTTCCCCAGTGGCTGCCCCGTCAGCGCCAGTTGAGAAGAAGGTGGCCACCAAAAAGGCATCTGGATCCGCTGCCCCAAAGGTGAAAAAGGCTGCTGCCCCGCCACCGCATCCGCCAACTCAACAAAAGGTGGACGCATCCATCAAGAATTTGAAGGAACGTGGCGGCTCATCGCTTTTGGCAATCAAGAAATACATCACTGCCACCTATAAATGCGATGCCCAGAAGCTTGCTCCATTCATCAAGAAATACTTGAAATCGGCCGTGGTAAATGGAAAGCTGATCCAAACAAGGGGAAATGGGGCGTCTGGCTCATTTAAACTGTCGGCCTCCGCCAAGAAGGATCCGAAGCCGAAGCCTGCGTCTGCTGAGAAGAAG CCCAAGGCTAAGAAGGCTGTTGCCACCAAAAAGACCGCAGAGAAGAAGAAAACCGAGAAGGCGAAGGCCAAGGATGCCAAGAAAACTGGAACCGTAAAGGCGAAGCCAGCAGCAGCGAAGGCCAAGTCGACCGCAGCGAAGGCAAAGGCGGCGAAAGCACCAAAGGCCAAGCCAGCGGCGTCTGTTAAGCCTAAAAAGGCTGTGAAGAAAGCAGCTGCTCCTGCTACTGCTAAAAAGCCGAAAGCCAAAACTACGGCGGCCAAGAAGTAA